Proteins encoded by one window of Paraburkholderia sabiae:
- a CDS encoding Kae1-like domain-containing protein has product MRRDESGRRRLGRWFDAIAGLAGIYPTRHHEGEAVMKLEALSSPATSGSDGWHIDGPNLNLLLARRLAALRDPVEIARNWHATLATALADWLRHAMRATDIDTIAVCGGCRANLARMSGLRDALRDVRCTLLQARSRRATMHSAPARRGPQSSNYSPLLS; this is encoded by the coding sequence ATGCGACGCGATGAATCCGGCCGCCGTCGCCTTGGCCGCTGGTTTGACGCCATCGCGGGACTGGCGGGCATCTACCCGACGCGGCACCATGAAGGCGAAGCGGTAATGAAGCTCGAAGCACTCTCGAGTCCAGCTACTTCGGGTTCGGACGGCTGGCACATCGACGGCCCGAACCTCAACCTGCTGCTGGCACGCCGGCTCGCCGCCCTCCGCGATCCCGTCGAAATTGCCCGTAACTGGCATGCAACGCTCGCCACAGCGCTTGCCGACTGGCTGCGCCACGCGATGCGCGCCACCGACATCGATACGATCGCCGTCTGCGGTGGCTGCCGCGCGAATCTCGCGCGGATGTCCGGCTTGCGAGATGCGCTGCGCGACGTGCGCTGCACTCTGCTGCAGGCCCGTAGCCGCCGCGCGACGATGCACTCAGCTCCGGCCAGGCGTGGACCGCAATCCAGCAATTACAGTCCCCTACTGTCCTGA
- a CDS encoding HypC/HybG/HupF family hydrogenase formation chaperone: protein MCLAIPVEVVALQPGERARVSVDGVTREISLALVENVTPGDFVLLHVGYAIRHA, encoded by the coding sequence ATGTGCCTAGCCATTCCCGTCGAAGTCGTCGCACTGCAGCCTGGCGAACGGGCTCGTGTCAGCGTCGACGGCGTAACACGCGAGATCTCGCTCGCGCTCGTCGAGAACGTCACGCCCGGCGACTTCGTACTGCTGCATGTCGGCTACGCAATCCGGCACGCTTAA